One window of Uloborus diversus isolate 005 chromosome 3, Udiv.v.3.1, whole genome shotgun sequence genomic DNA carries:
- the LOC129218583 gene encoding cuticle protein 10.9-like, whose translation MKVFIVLALVAVAAAQYADPNAVPIPYSFGYTSATEDGGSSGHQESGDGAGRVTGSYTVQDLEGHVRTVEYVADEAGFRATIRTNEPGTANQNPADVIMESSAPESAGAPVYSLGGGGAAPQPAAAARGQGVRYVLVPSTDPRARGYY comes from the exons GTGTTCATCGTATTAGCTCTTGTGGCGGTTGCTGCTGCTCAGTATGCG GATCCCAACGCAGTGCCCATCCCGTATTCTTTTGGTTACACTTCAGCAACTGAAGATGGTGGCAGCTCTGGTCATCAGGAATCTGGCGATGGAGCAGGAAGAGTGACGGGCTCTTACACTGTCCAGGACTTGGAGGGTCACGTGCGGACTGTGGAGTACGTCGCTGATGAAGCCGGTTTCCGAGCCACCATCCGCACCAACGAACCGGGAACGGCCAACCAAAACCCAGCTGACGTCATCATGGAGTCTTCTGCCCCAGAATCGGCCGGGGCACCAGTCTACTCCTTAGGAGGGGGAGGAGCTGCTCCCCAACCAGCTGCGGCAGCTAGGGGACAGGGGGTCCGCTATGTATTAGTACCTAGCACAGACCCGCGAGCCCGCGGATACTATTAA